The Musa acuminata AAA Group cultivar baxijiao chromosome BXJ1-8, Cavendish_Baxijiao_AAA, whole genome shotgun sequence genomic sequence TCCTCGTCCCACGGTTCGGATCTAGCGAGGACTGCCGCCCGAAGCTAAACCTACTGACATTGCTAAGCCGCGGGTCGAAGGAGAGGTTGCGCTTGAAGCTAAACCTCCCGCTCCTCCTCACAGAACCCCCAGAGAGCTGCCGCGAAATGCCGCGCTTGAGCTGCTTCGCCGCCTCCATCTCCGTCGATCTCCTCGTCCCCGAAAGCAGAGCCTCCAACTCCCACCAATTACCAAGAACAAACACGAAAGGAAAAGTGGGGGAGTTGAAGATCACATCCTCCACGGTGGTTTCGGAAGGAGATCAGAGTTACACCCCGGTTTCGATCCAGAACCGGGGAGACGATTGGTGAGTGGAGGGATGGGGGGATCGAGGGGAAGGAATTGGAGGGAGGTGGAGAAGAAGGAGGGGAAGGGAGGGAATGGGGGCGGATTTGGGGGTGTGGAGGAAGCTGCAAACCCTAGTTTTCCGGAGAAGAGGACAGCGAGGCCGCCTTTTATCGGAGGGAAGGAAGTGGCGGTTAAATAACCGCAAATCTGTGGCTCTGACTTATTCCTTTGAACACAAAACATGCACCATTTCTCATCCCTTATTCTTCCTCTTAAAATTATATTTGGCCATTAAATTCATATCAAGATTTACAAATGCATTGTCAACCTCATAGCATTTAATATCTTTCTAGCAGATTGCACTCTCAGATCAAAACATTACATTGTGGAAGAGGAATTTGGACACACTCTGCCTCTTATCAGGGCAAAGAACAGATCAAGCTACTCCCTTGAGACACACACGACCTGCTTGCCCACATTATTGCCGGTGAAAAGGCCGACGAATGCTGATGGTCCGTTCTCGAGACCTTCGTTCATGTCCTCGATGTAAACAATCCTCCCCTGCTTGTAGAGATCTATGATGGTGGGCAAGAACTTGGGGAACAGGTGCAGGTAGTCGCTCTGGATGAAGCCCTCCATCCTGATGCGCTTCATCACGAGGGTGTAGAGGTTGGAGATCCCCTTGGGGTCAGAGACGGCGTGCTGAGAGACCATCCCACATACGGCGACCCGACCATGGACTCTCATGTTGAGCAGTGCTGCGTCGAGCATGGCGCCACCTACGTTGTCGAAGTAGATGTCGATGCCCTTTGGGAAGTAGCTGCAAGTTTCAGCAGATCAAGAGGCACAAGGATGGTTTGGGTGAGTTCAAACTTGCAGCCAATGTGTAATGATGAATCTGTGAAGTTATCGGCAACATCTGTAAAATGCACATGGTATAAAATGCTGAAATGCAGTTCAATTTCTTCTCGGACCTCTCAAGTTCATGGTATAAAATGCTAAAATACTTAATTCCAAGTTAACAATGGTAAACCAACTCAAGTTATAATATCGGAGTGACGTTTTTTCTATCTCATAGATCAAGAAGAAAACATAAAACAAGAGAGTCGAATACGTTCATGTGCAATAACTCAAATATATATGCAAACTTTAAGAAACTGAAGTGAGATGGATCGACTTTGGATCAAGAGGAACCTAAGGTACTTGAGCATATCAGAGAATCAGTAAATTTGAGATTGAATAATATAACACGATTTTTAGGAAGTTCAACATCAATTTTTACATGAATCAAAATTTGTAGGTCATAGTGAATTGGTTGAGCTGGGGAAGAATCTAAGGGAGTGGCATGAGATATACACAGACCTTCTCAAGGCTTCAGTCAAGTCAGGTTCCTCTTTGTAATTGAATGCTTCATCAAACCCTAGCTTGTTCTTCAGAAGATCAACCTGATACAAAGTTCAATTAGTAAGCCAGAAAAGCAAAACTGATATATGACTCGATCTCAAGAAAAGGCAAGCCCTACCTTTTGTGCTGATCCAGCACTACCAACAACATAACATCCATGCAGCTTGGCAAGTTGACCCACAAGCTGACCAACTGCTCCAGATGCAGCAGATACAAAGACAAAATCCCCTTTCTTTGGAGCACAGATCTCGTAGAAGCCAACATAAGCCGTAAAACCAGTCATACCTGTTCCCCACAAATGTTTATAAGACCATGATGCCTCTAAGCTTACGAAACATGTCAAAGAAATTATATCTGCATTTAATGGATCCAAATACAGATGCCAGTTAAGCTGGTAAAAGAGTTGCACTCTACCAACTGTACAATGTAAAGATACAAACATTAAGTAGGTGCACCTTGTCAAATGAccaaatgaagaagaaagaagaaagaagaggtgaTATTTGAGAAAAGAACTTTAAAGCCGAAAAATAGCATCATTTCATGCAAGGTTTTAAAATTTGGAAAGATATTAATTTCAGTAATCTACTGAATTGGTAAGGTAAGGGTGTACCAACTACACTGTATACTTTTggtatcaaaaaaataaatatctgTTGGTGCCAAACATGATTGTCCTGCAGTGGTTCTTACTCGGACCGATAAATACTGATCGATAATCACTGTCCCAGCCGGTTTTTTTAAATCTTGATCTGATACAGTCACAAAATGTACTTAGTGATTAATATGAGGGTTCTTTTATGAGCATGTGGTACATAAATTAGACCATGTAAGATATGAGAACTGATATGGGAACAATTTAATTAGAACCAGAGACGGCATGCAAGAACAGATACATACCGAGAAGTCCCACATGGTATGAAAGAGGGACATCAAAGACCTCAATTTTTCTCAGTTGCTCAGTCCTGACAATAGTACTGTACTCTTCCCAGCCAGTTAGTCCTGTGATGTAGTCGCCAACACAAAAATTTGGGTTTGTGGAGTCAACAACTTTAGCCACCCCAAAGCCCTCTATCACCTTCATGGAAATGACAACCACCAAGTCAGCCACTGGGAGCTTGAATATGATAATAATTTATCATCACATTATTCAAGTTTTCATATGAGAGAGATGATATGCACATGAAAGTATGCATTGTAATGATGTTAAGCATCAGGCAATTCCTCACATGTTAGTGATTTAAGCTTGAATATGCATgttaaacaagagagagagacaagagagagagagagagagcactaaTAGTTTGCAATTTCTTGTCTTTATCCTGTAATAAGGATACAAAAGAATCAACTTATTAATGTTTTCATACTCATcaccaagaaaaaagaaaagattgaAGAATCATCATAAGTAACGGAGTTTCATGTATTTGTTGTCCTTTTTTGATGAAGTTGTTTGCTCAAAAAGATGTAACAAATAGCTCATTTTTCAGCTGAGCTATTTCAGCAGCATTATTACGAACAGGTAACATGCTGCTGTTGGAGCAGAGCAATCTCCTTGACATTGGAATTTGGTCAAGAAGTACTTAACCAAACATAAAGGGAATAGATGATTTATTCTGCTCAAGAAACAAAAAGATTTcaagaggagagaagaagaagccaaGTTTCTGATTAATTATCTTTTTCCCCAACAAGTATATTCTTATCAATAGCAAAGTGGGATGGAAATGATTCACCAGTGAAGAGCATCCCAAAGCTCAGAAATCACTATGTCAATCTCACCTCAGAAAAATGAGGCAGAAATTTCAATCTCTTTCCATCTTGAAAGCAGAAATCTTCTGATACGAATTATTACGACCGATCAAACAGTATAGATTAGAGGTGAACGGACGATCATACCGAGCCGGGCTGAAACGGAGGGATATAGGAGTCAGAGTAATCCCTCATCCTCCCCCTCATGTAGGGATCGCAGGAGAGGTACAGGTTCTTCACGACGATGGCTCCCTCCACCCCTGTGGGGGCTCTGAGGCTCGCCTTCCCCTGCCTGATCTCCATGTCCGTCTCCTTCGGAGCTCCCACCACGAACTCCTTCAGCACCACCTGCTTGTTCCTCACCATCTCCTCCGCGGCTTCCCCCATAAGAAAGTACACAACCGAGCAGGCGAGCTACGAAGACGAAGAGGCGAGTGATGCGGGAGGCGAAGAGAAGGATCGCATGGGCTTTAATAGAGGGGATAGAACAGAGGCGCCGCAGTGCGCTTTCCTGACCGACCTGCGTGGCGTATTTGGAGCCAGCCATTGGTAGTCGAACCACGTCGAATCCAAAAGCCCTCAGAGACACTGCTTTACGTGGTCCTTTCGACGTTGACGTTGACTCTACGCCCGTTGACCGCGGGTCTTAGTACCGTACGTCGAAAATACCGTTGTACGGAACACGTATCTATTGAGATCACAGCATATCACGTGATTTCTGCGGAGAAATCTGTGCCATATGCTCCGTGGAGAATCTGGCAACAGTGTGAACCCGAATCCGTCCTCGGATCGATTCACTCAATCTTGCGGGAAGAACAGATGCCAAGCTCATGCTGTGCCAATCGACATCAGTTAGTGTGCAAAGGCGGGTGGGTGTGAATGCTACCCGACGGAGAAGAAGGCTGAAGTGAACAAGCTGAAATAGATGCAAGCCAACCAGTGATTGGTTCACACTTCTTGCAGTCTTTGAATGGATTCTCTGTCTTTGCTAAATGTTTCTATCATGATCATCGAAGTCACATCAGCCACATTCACACTTCAATTTCATCAAGTAAAATATTAGAGGGCTTATCATGGATTGTCGATGCTAGTCGTCGTGTAGAGCTTACCTAAAATGGATAATTCCTTGTAGGTCGACCACGTGTTTGCATTAATGAAATCATCGAGCACTCGACAAATAAGTTGAGGTTCGAAAACTCGATCTAATCGAATTTGATCCAATTTGCTTAAATAAACTATCCAATGGTCTAGAGAGATCAAATTTGGTAGCAACATTGGGGTTTAAGCTCCTAAGCCACACTTTGTGATGTTTGATGCTCAAAGTGAAAGGGGGAAAGATTCATTTCCAAAGGTGATGCCATATTTCAAGACATTGGTCCAAGTTGAGGATTAGTGGGGCATTCATACACTTTGGTTGATGTTAATGGAAAGAGCTAATTTTATGTGACTACCCTACATTTGTTCCTTATAGTCTATTATGACACTTTATTGTTTGAGATTGACATAAGAAATTAGCACCATCTCTTAATTTGGTCTGTTCACATTTCTCAGGTCTTGATGGTAGGTGGAGAGTGGGGGAAAGAAGAAATCCACATCAATGTTGATCTGTGAGTCCAATCATAATTAAcactttaatgtaataaaaaaaggccttaaaaaaaaataatgtcatGAAGGCTTGTAAGTTAGATGATGTGCTCATCAATGGCCTCCTATCATcatcataattatttataataatgacTCATGTTCCAATTTAAGTCTTGAAAACTTGGGGTGAAGATTAAACTATATTAGACTCTAAttagtgaaaaaatatttttgttaaaataaatAGATAGATCATATTTTAAGATAAATTCTCACTCTTAATGGTGATTCCGAATAGTTTACTCGAAGATACCGAAAGATTTATGTTTGACACATGAAACATGATTAGAGGCATGAAAGTAAAgagatatacaaaaaaaaaaatgaaaattatgCTAGTCAAAATTAAACTTAAATCAAAATAAAAGGAGAGaataaaaggaagaagaaagaagtgaAGGATGCAATTAGAATAaagagagaggattttcctcTTTCTTTAAGGTAGAATaaactttcctctctctctctttaaggTAAATCATGTATTAATAGGATGCAATTAGAATAAATTATGCTCAGACTCATAAGGTAGATGGTTTTTGGAGAGAGGGCTTTCCTTCCTAATCTTGCTACTTTGATGTCACTTCTTGAAATAATATAATTTCTATTTTCttggaaataaaaaataaaaaagagagagaatgcTTTTTGAAATAATATAGTTTCTAGTtgcttggagagagagagagagagagagagagagagagagagagagagagagagaggatttctTTTGTTGTGATTGTTGCTCACTCCAGCTAAAAGTCCAACAGGAGGTGTTCATGTCTTGTCTGTGTTCATAATATCATCAAACATATGTAGACATAGGTGGAACACAGAATGATCCAATGTTATAATTCAGGTTATAACATTGGCTTCCCCTCACAAATCTGATCATGAAGAATTAAGGAACTAAGATGTCAAAGGTAGCTGAGAGCAGTGAAGAGTAAAGCAGGGGAGGAGTGAGAGATTGTATTGCTTAGGAAGCTAAATCTCTGTACATGAAGTATACCAGCATGTGAAGAGGGTGTCGGCTTGAACAAGCCAATGCACAGACAACCTACTACGACCCGAAAGACCTCCACCTTCATCTCAGAGACAGCTCGGTGGGACATTGAGACCGGAAGCAACCCCATTAGCGTACTTGCAGGAGGACTGTGCTCGCTGACTGTAGTAGCTGAGCTTAATATCTTGCAATGTGATGCCACTGCATGGATTACTGGGGCTGCAGTCGAAGGTCACGGCCACCGGCGTCGCCGACGTCCCCCTGATGTTCTTGTACTTCACTTGACTGATCTTGATGCCGGAGCTCTGACCAGGGCAGCCTTTGTTCCCGGGGCAATAGTTCTGGTCGATTATGATAGGGTTTTGGACGTTGCGCATCAGCGCGTCCTCGAAGACGACTCCCCTCACCTGGCCTTGGATGCGTGTCCCCCATGTCTTGATCCTCACTCCGTTCTGTGTGCCGGAGAATGTCACCGTCTTCACGGTGACGTTTCTGACGCTCTCCTCTTGCAGCCCTTGAGCTCTGCCGAGGCTCCCGATGCTGATGCCGTGGCCGGGGCCGCAGAAGACGCGCTCGATCCAGAGGTGGGCGGTGCCGGGGCCGACGGAGATGCAGTCGTCGCCGGTCCGGATGTTGGCCTGGAGGATGTCGACGCCGGTGGACATCTGAACGTGGATGCCGTCGGTGTTGGGGCTGTTCCCCGACGCCACGATGTTGACTCGACTCAGCTTCACGTTCTGGCAGCGGAGGACCACGATGTGGAACAGCTTGCTGTCGATCGACGTCAGGCCGTCGACGGCGATGTTCTTGGAGTTGACGAAGGTCAGCGACTGCAACCAGGGGAACAAACACGAGTCGCATGATCGATCCATCTACCAGCTACGTACTGCAGAAAGGAAGAGCATGAGCCCCGCTTACCGATGTGCCTCTGGGGCAGCTGCGGCCAGCTAATTTGCAGGCCCACAGGCGACTCCCGCCGCCGTCGATGGTGCCACCGCCGCTGATGGAAACGCCATTAACGCCGCTAAAAGCTATCCACTGGTCCGACCCACTGGAGCCGGAAGGCGCAACCAGGGTTCCTTGGATCAGAAACTTGATCATGGAGTTCTTGCAGGGGCCACGGAAGACGGCCTGGGTCACGAGGAACTTCCCGGCGGGCACGTACACGGTGGCGGGGCTCCAAGAGTTGCACGCGTAGGACCAAGCCTTGAGGAAAGACCGAGCGGAGTCGGCACTCCCGTCGGCTTTTGCTCCAAACTTCACCACGTCGAAGACCGCATCGTTTCCTGGCACgaggaagacgaagacgaagaagagGGGGAGAAGGAAGAAGCTGCTCGTGGGGGTCGCCATGGCTAATGGCTGGTCCGAAGCAGCTCGAGCAGCATATAAAGCATGGAGCGGGTGGGAAATCCTGCAAAGCGATGCAGCCACCAACTCACACACACAGAGAGACTGCATGGTCTTCTTCCACCGAGGTGGGTTAGGTTAAGGTCTGGTAGAAATCCATGGCCAAAGAGAGCAGATACCAGGAAAAGCAAAACCTAGATTGACTGCAACTAAGCGTTTGGTGGAGAACGACAACAAAGGAGGCGAAGAACTGTGTTTAGCATATGATCGACATGTTCACTCCTGCAGTGCATTAATTTGCTTGTTAGGTCAGATAAGTAACTTCAAAGTCAAACTAGTGGATAGATTAAGATTatgattatgaattgaattaagaAAAGGAATCCTTAGTGAATTAAGATTTATTgaaagtataataataataataataatagatattaCTAATACAAAACGATGCATTGTTAATCTCCCAATCTCTTTGATCCAAAGCCAAAACATCATTTAATTTCTCGATCTCTCGATGTAAAGAAACAACAAGAAAAGGAGTCTACATCTCTAAGATCATGAAATCGAAAACAAAACCTTCGAGTTGAGAACGGATTTGTTAGGGCGAAGGCCTAAACTTTTGACTACAAAACATGCACTCGGTGGAAACGTTGTTTGACTTGGAAATTGGTAGACGGTTGAATTCGATCGCTTTGACTTTTTAAAAGGGGGAGTGTGTATGCACTTGTAACTAATTGTTAGGGATATTTGGTCAATTTCCATTtgactattcttcttcttcttcttcttcttcttcttcttcttcttcttctctctctctctctctctctctcacccacACATAGAAAGAAGCGTCCAAATTGGATTGGAAAATATAGATGAGATCAAATGAACCCGTTTCGAGGGGTCAATCGATTGAGATAGGAGCCCTAATTGGGGGTGAATTCTTCGAGGTTCGATTGAGATAGGAGCCCTGCTTGATAAGGCCTCTCTAACATTTAAAATCAGTGTCTCATGGTGGAATGAGTTCCTAAGTTAATGTACCTAAAAAGATTatccttttatagttttcttcttAAATCACCATCAATTACATAAGATTAAGTGCGAGAATATTTTCCTTATGTTTCATATTGATATGACACATTTTATTGGCAATATTTTGCTTCCTATCTGATTAAACTCAACTTGGTCTAGTTGAATACAGATAACTATAATATAACAATTATATTTGACCTCAAATCCAAGCCGGTATTTTTCTTCTCATCCGACCTCATTCAGAACTTAATTATAAATGATTCATATGGACTTTGGATCCCAAGATTACTTGAATCATCGAAATGGATCACTTGTCGGGTCAAGGAGTAATAACATGATTTGTTCATCTAACTTAAGCTTATTAATTATTAAGTGTTAGGGAAAAATGTTATTGATATCTACACAAAGACCCGCTTATTAATTATTAAgtgttagaaaaaaatattattaatatctacACAAAGACCCGTATACATGAAATTATTCGAAATGTATCCAAAATAGAAATGATGTGCTCTCAAGGTGTCATCTATACGAAGACCAAGGTTGAGAGAGGTTTCCTAACCTGTTCCCTCCAATGCTCAAGTTAATAATTCAAGGTCCTCAGGTTCAAGTTATTCAAATGTAGTCTCTTACATTATGTTTAAGATGTATTTTTATATCTTAGAGAATGAGAAGTGAGTTTATGATTGTCTTCCTCGTCATAATGGATGAGAAGGAAACTTATGATTGTCTTCCTTATCATAAAGGATAAGAAGGAAGCTTATGTTTTTCTACTTTGAATCTTCATCTATGTAGATAGATAGGTAGAGGGTGACTTGGATTTTATGTGATAACCACGTGCCAGCTAATAGTAGACTCCATATCACTTGTCCCCCACCGCCACCGCCCCTATCGAAGGCATGCCTCGGGGCTCTTGAAAGAGGGGTTCGAAGCACATCGCTTAGTTTATCTGACTTGGAATAGTTTAGTATCTTATCTTATGATTCGTCTGACTTGGGAGAGTTTAGTATCTTATCTTATGGGTCGGGTTTTCCCTATTCAAGTGTTCTAGGCGTATTTGGCTTGTGTTTTTATCGTAGCAGATTTCATTAGCATGGGTCAGATTTTTTCAACTTACACACCTCGGGCACATGTTGTCTTTATCTCCACCGTGACGGATTTCTCTTAGCATGGGTTGAGTTttccaacatatatatatgtcttgGATGCATTTGGCCTTGTGCTTCTACCATAGTTGATCCCATGTAGGTCATGTTTTTCTAACTCACGTGTCTCGAGCGCATTTGGCTTTGCGCCTCTACTGTAATAGATTTATCTTGGCATAGGtcgggttttcctaactcatatGTCTAGGTCGCATTTGACCTTATGCCTTCATCGTAGTGGATTTCTCTTCACGTGGGCTGGGTTTTTCTAACTCACACATCTCGAGCACATTTAGCATTACGCTTCTACCATAGTAGATTTATCATAGGATAAGTCAGATTTTCTCAACTTGCACATTTTGGGCGTATTTGGCCTTGCACTTTTGCAATATAGGATTTTTCTTCATATGGGTCGGGTTTTCACGACTCACGTATCTTAGGCGCACTTAGCCCTATGCCTCCGTCATAACGGATTTATCTTGACACAAGTCGGGTTTCTTGACTCATGTGTCTCAAGCGCATTTGACCTTATGTCTTTACCATAACGGATTTATCTTCATACAAGTAGAGTTTTCCTGACCCATACATTTTGGGCATATTAGCCTTGTGACTTCACTatgatggatttttttttatgCGGGTCGGGTCTTCTCGACTCATGCATCTAGAGCATGTTGGCCTTATATCTCTATCGTGATAGATTTCTTCATGTGGGTCATGTTTTCCTCACTCATGCATTTTGGGCATATTGGTCTTGTACCTCCGTCATTGGATTTTGTGTTCTCTCGCTATGGTGAGTCTTCCTTTCGTCGTGGCGGATTTCAAGTTCTACCACTGTAGCGACCTTTGTCACAATGGATTTTGGGTCCTCTCGCCATGGCAGGCTTCATGTCTTCTCTCGGTCATAGTGGATTTTGAATCCTCTTGTCATAACGAGCTTCATGTCCTCCCTCTACCATAGTAGATTGCGGGTCCTCCTGCCATGGCAAGCTTCAAGTACTCCCTTCATCATAATGGATTTCGGGTCCTCCCACCATGACAgattttgggtccttccttcatTGTGGAGGGCTTCATGTCCTTCCTCCACCATAATAGATTTCATGTCCTCCGCCATAATgggcttcaagtcctccctccgCCATAGCAAATTTTTGGTCCTCCCACCATTGCAGGCTTCAAGTCCCCCTTCTACCATGGTGGATTTTTAGTCCTCTCACCACGATAGATTTCTCTTCATGCAGATCaggttttcttgactcatgcaTCTTGAGTATATTTGATCTTGCACCTCAATCGTGGATGATGTTGATTCCTATTGACACAAGTCGATGCTCTTCGCCAAAGACGTTACGTTGGATCTCATCGCTAATAATGGTCTTGGTGATGGTCCGAAGGCTGAGCTGGTCGATGAGTGCCTATACCTAGCTCTTCTTATTCGAGATAAATAGTGACTACGATAACCATAACTCTATAAATAACATTAAGGTCTCTTCCAAGGTGAGCATGGGGTACAAGAGGTCATCCTACATGACGTAAGTGAAGATCACCTTGAGGAGCCGCCCCTTAAGCTTCTTGTTGTTGACGGTGATGGGTCCCTGCAGGCTCTCCCACACAATGCGGTTCATGAGGGCGTCAATCAGGGTGGTATTGCCGGAGCCATTCATCCCCAACATTGCGAAGATCTCCCCTTCCCTCACCTCACTCGAGATGGAATTCAATATAGCCTCTCAATCTTGGAGATCATCTTCAGTGCCCTGAGGCTAGCGATGGGGTCAATGGCAAGGTAGTTCTTGCGTAAGAGCGATAACTTCCGGTACTTCTTCACGTTATATGAGAGATCAGTGAAGACGAGGATGAAGGGGTCAGAGGCGAAAGGCCAAGTGGTCACCGGCGTCACCTTTGGGAGCAAAGTCATCGAGCTTGAGGGCATGGTGCTTCGAGGAGGCATAGTCATCGCTCTCGGTGACATCGCTGTTGTGAGCATCACTTATTGGGCTAGTTGAGGCAAGAGTGGAATAATAACTTGCATCATGCCCATTAACGTCTGTACCTACTGGGTGAGGCTCAAGATCAACTTTAGTGGGGATGAGCATGTGACTCAAGGTTGCCTCTAAGGGTGAGAGGCTTGAGTTATTGAACAAACACCCATATCGCATCGGCGTTTGACCCAAGGTGGATGCATCTACATGCAAAAAGAACCTCCTTACTAGAACACTCGTTGAGAGGGTTGTAAGGTAGACGTTCTTGCGACATTGAGCCATCtttctagcaccaaaatgttaAAGGAAAATGTCATTGACGTCTTGGTTAGCCCAACATGTTCCGAATCCGTATGCACAGGATTGTCCAAAATGTCTCTGAGGTAAAAACGTCATGCTCCCGAAGTGTTACCCATACAAAGACTAAGGTCgagagagattttctaacctgatCCCTTCAATGCTCAAAATCCGAGGTCCTCAAATATGGGTTTGAGTTGTTTAAAAGGAGTCCGCATTATAATGGATAAAAAGGAAGTTTGTGTTTGTCTTCCTTATTATAAAGGATGAAAAGAAAACTTATGATTATCTTTTTATCATGAATGAAAAAAACTTATGTTTTATCTTTAGATTCTCTAATAATTAATTTAAGCAAATTTTCATGTCAAACAATAAGACATAAGGATAGAATAATAACGTTACAATACAATAAGTAAAGACAAACAAAGCAATCAAATGGTTTTGGCATATGTTTAAGTGACGAGTGAAGAAACTCCATTAATAcccaaaaaaaattaatgataaatgTTTTCTCTTTATACCGAAGAAGCTCTCTTAAACGATGGACTCCACACCTCTCTAAAATTTACATGTGATAGTGTTCTAGCCCATATTATTATGATCTAAATATGTTTAAGTGACGAGTGAAGAAACTCCATTAATAcccaaaaaaaattaatgataaatgTTTTCTCCTTATATCGAAGAAGCTCTCTTAAACGATGGACTCCACACCTCTCTAAAATTTACATGTGATAGTGTTCTAGCCCATATTATTATGATCTAAATACAAATACAATTGTAGGTCCTCAAAGCCGAATTTGATATTTAAAAATCAAACTATAGAAAAAAGATAAATCGAGAGAAGTATGATGGGATTTATAGAACTATAGGTCTAATGTTGAATAGGGCAAAAGTGTTCATTCCTCGTCAAGTGCCAAAGACTTCGTACATGGATGTCAAATAGTAGATAACAACAAAAGTCATCGCATGATATCTGTAGTGTTAGTCTCAAtcataacaaaaaatatttttcgaatctagaaagattcaaaaaatattttccaaagagattggactctctctctctctctcttttaatttTTATCCTCTCAATTTCGAATATTTATTGACTTAGATATCAAAGAGAAAGAATCGAGAGAATAAATCCGAATTTGATCTTTATTATAGTAAGTAGACTCTCAAGAGTTCAGCTTCTCTTTCGTAAGTCTCGCGGATCGACAACGAGAGCACATTCGACTCATGCATTTATCTCGGTGCGACTCGATCATCTTTGCGTTTCGACATAGATGATCAATAAGAAGCCTAACCAGCATAGTCGATGATAGATAGAGTAGACACCAACATTGATATGTACATGTCATCTTATCATCCATATTATGTCATCATAAACCTAATCAACACCTACCATCCAATAAATAGATTTTCCATCAGCATCCAAGTTTGAGAATGCTGGCAGCTGTGGGTGTTGACCAACCTCTCCCCAAACTGCATCCATATTGCAAA encodes the following:
- the LOC103993503 gene encoding 2-alkenal reductase (NADP(+)-dependent), giving the protein MATPTSSFFLLPLFFVFVFLVPGNDAVFDVVKFGAKADGSADSARSFLKAWSYACNSWSPATVYVPAGKFLVTQAVFRGPCKNSMIKFLIQGTLVAPSGSSGSDQWIAFSGVNGVSISGGGTIDGGGSRLWACKLAGRSCPRGTSSLTFVNSKNIAVDGLTSIDSKLFHIVVLRCQNVKLSRVNIVASGNSPNTDGIHVQMSTGVDILQANIRTGDDCISVGPGTAHLWIERVFCGPGHGISIGSLGRAQGQRAQSSCKYANGVASGLNRERKEMVRNKQVVLKEFVVGAPKETDMEIRQGKASLRAPTGVEGAIVVKNLYLSCDPYMRGRMRDYSDSYIPPFQPGSVIEGFGVAKVVDSTNPNFCVGDYITGLTGWEEYSTIVRTEQLRKIEVFDVPLSYHVGLLGMTGFTAYVGFYEICAPKKGDFVFVSAASGAVGQLVGQLAKLHGCYVVGSAGSAQKVDLLKNKLGFDEAFNYKEEPDLTEALRSYFPKGIDIYFDNVGGAMLDAALLNMRVHGRVAVCGMVSQHAVSDPKGISNLYTLVMKRIRMEGFIQSDYLHLFPKFLPTIIDLYKQGRIVYIEDMNEGLENGPSAFVGLFTGNNVGKQVVCVSRE